A segment of the Pseudomonadota bacterium genome:
TGTCGGTGTGTCTGCGTCGTACCGCTATCTTTGCAGAGGGCTCCTTGCCGCATTTAGTATGCTCGGCATAGAAGCTGATCCTGGTTCCGAGCGGTCCAGTATGGGCGGTCCTGATGCATGTTTTGCCCTATCTACAGGCGCGGACGTTGTTTTCAACGGGAGAAAATTTGTCGGTAGTGCACAAAAGAGAATTGGATCATCAATTCTACAACATGGTTCCATTCTGCTTAGCCCACAAGTAGAAATCCTTAATAGTATCTTTGAGAATGGGGAAACAAGAAGCAACGAGATGCTCGGCCAGAAAATTACCTGCCTTGAGAATATATTGGGGCACTCCATCGACGCAGAGGAGGTTGCCCATGCTGTTGCCGAGGGTTTTGCTCAGGTATTAGAAATAGAGTTACTGCCCGATTGTTTAACTGACGATGAAGTAAAGACAGCTCATAGTCTTACAGATAAGTATCGACCGATTTCCGTGAAAGGGTTGCCGCTTAACAATTAGTAAATGGAGGATTATATGGCAGATAAGAAAAGGGTATTATTTGTTTGTGTCCATAACAGTGCCCGCAGTCAGATGGCAGAGGCGTTTCTCAATCACCTATATGGTGACAGGTTTATCGCTGAAAGCGCCGGGCTTGAACCTGGCACGTTAAACCCCCTTGCAGTAGAAGTTATGAAAGAGGAAGGTATAGACATATCGGGCAATAAAACAAAAAGTGTCTTCGACTTCTATAAAGAAGGAAAGCTTTATTCTTATGTCTTTACTGTTTGCGATGCGGCAAGCAGTGAAATGTGCCCCGTTTTTCCAGGGCTTGTCACACAGACAATCCACTGGAGCTTTGAAGACCCTTCGTCTTTTACGGGAAGCTATGAAGAAAGACTGGAGAAAACGAGAAAGGTAAGAGACGTCATAAAGGACAGTATTGAAAAATGGGTTAAAGAAATAATGTAACAAATTTCAACATAAGAAAAGAAGTTTGAAAATAATTGAGATTATAACACTGAGAGTCTTGTATGAATATATTGTGTAAGGACATGAAAATTGCGGGCAACAACATGATCACAAAGATCCTCAATATAGTTCTCCCACTTATAGGGATCACACTCATGTTTGTCTACGAGTATTGTGACACCTCCTGTTCTTATCTGAAGGGAACACTTATGGGGATAGACCTGAAATGGGTAGGGGTTATCTACATGATTGCACTGTTTACAAGCACATTCTCTTTACGGGGATCATTGGCTCAAATAGCTGTGCATTTCAGGACCGTCCTGATATCAGCCGCTGTTGGTGTGGAGTTTTTCCTTACCGGCTGGCAAATTGTAAAAAACACATACTGTCCCTTCTGTCTTGCCTTCAGCGTCTGTATATTCCTTCTCTTTGCCGCCAATTTTTCATTGATGAACAAGGCGTTGGTGATTGTTTCATTAATAGTGGGGTTTGCCGGTTTTGCTCTCTTTTTTGAGGGCTCGCTATCTCCGGTTTATACCTTGAGAACCACAGAGATATGCTGAAGGTTGCCCCCCATCCTGATTACCCACTTGAAGAAGGCCGTTATATAAGGGGAAACGACTTCTCGCCTGTTGCTGTTGCCATCATTCTGAACTGTGACGCAGACAAGATTCCTCGTGAGATAGAATCACTCGTCAGGGCAGGGGCAGAGAGCGGAGCTGCCCTCTCCGGCACTGTCCAGACGCCAAATATTGGTTTTGAAAAAATGATCTGCAATATTGTAGCAAATCCAAATATTCGCTACCTTATCCTTGGAGGACCGGAATCAGCAGGACATCTGACAGGAGAGGCCCTAAAAGCACTTTTTGAGAACGGTGTGGATGATAAGAAACGTATCATAGGGACGGAAGCATCGCACGCAACTCTTTTTAATGTCCCGTTGAATTTCATTGAGCGGTTCCGTAGCCAGTTAACCCTCATTAACATCCAGTTTGAAGGTGACCCGGAAGTTATCAGGCAAGCTGTGTGGACCTGTTATCAAGAAAATCCTGTAGATTTCCGTGGTTATTCCCTCTATGACCCGGGTGCCTTTTCTGAACCTTCCTTAAGTGGGAAAATTACCTGGCGTATCAATCAACCCTGGGCTGAGCCGGAGGATGAAAACGAGCAGGAAGCCCTTAGAAAAGCAAAGGAACTCATCGAAAAATTGAAATCAAGGACAAAGAAAGTTGGAGAATAAGATACGGAAAACGTATTTAGATATTATGGAAGGATTACCATGCAGACAGCGGCTGGAGGGAACAAAGCACTGGCAAACCCTTCTTTGACCAGAGACAGGATTTACGCTTGATATACTGAAAATTTTAACTCAGGAGGAGTACATGCATTCGAAAAAGATTTTTAATATGAAATTATTTGCTGTAACAGCAATCGTTGTGATAGGCCTGCTTTTTGTAGCAAACCCTGTGTCTCGCTCATTATTTTCGGACATCCAGGAAGTGTGGGCAGCAGAGACGAAGACAAATGTTCCCCAAAAAGATACCGCCGCTACATCTCCAAAAAAGGTTCCCCGTCTTATCGATGTTGGTGCTGATAAGTGTATTCCATGTATCGCTATGGCGCCGATATTGGAAGAAATGAAGAAGGAATATGCCGGTATCCTTGACGTTGAGTTTGTCGATGTGTGGAAAAATCCGAATGCCGGGCAAAAATATGGAATTCGAGGAATCCCTACACAGATTTTCTATGACGCCTCTGGAAAAGAACTTGGCCGGCATATGGGGTTTATCTCAAAGGAACAGATATTGCAATCATTTAAAAAACTTGGTGTAGAACTTAGGAATCCTGAGCAAAAGAAGACGAAGTAAGAAGACGTCGATTATGATTGAAAAGCTCTTTATAACTCTCAACGATGCTGTTTCCGGAACACCTGCATTTGCAATCGGGGCGTCATTCCTCTGGGGCGTCCTCAGTCTGGTCTTAAGTCCTTGCCACTTATCGAGTATACCTCTTATTGTGGGATTTATCGATGAACAGGGACGTATATCAACAAAGCGGGCTTTTTATATTTCTTTACTTTTTTCATCAGGACTTATGGTGAGTATCGCCGTCATAGGACTGTTTACTGCTATGGCAGGCCGTATGATGGGAGACGTGGGCAGATATGGTAATTACTTTGTTGCAGGAGTATTTTTCCTTGTGGGACTTCACCTCTTCGACATTATCCCTATGCCCTGGTCAGGCCCTGGAAACATCGGCATCAAGCGCAAAGGCATACTCGCTTCCTTTATCCTCGGTCTGATCTTCGGTGTTGCCCTCGGTCCCTGCACCTTCGCCTATATGGCCCCCATGCTGAGTATTACCTTTCAGCTTGCCGGAACGCAGATCTGGTACGGCACAATCCTGCTTTTATCCTACGCCGTGGGCCATTGCTCAATTATTGTGATAGCCGGAACATTTACAGAGTTGGTGCAACAATACCTCGACTGGAATGAACAATCCAAAGGGCCAATGATCATAAAAAGGGTTTGCGGCGTCCTTGTAATAATCGGCGGATTTTATATGATCTACACAACATTGTAGTTTTATGAGTCAAGACAGTAAAAGACTTTTTTTGTTAAAAGAATAATAGCTTTATTGACAATTGAAGATCAAAGAAACTTATCTTTGGCTTGACATTAACTTGAATAAGAATCTATTTAAACAAAGTAATACCATTTTAGAGGAGCGAAACAATGGAAGTAAAAAGGAACTATGTTAAGGTACGCCTGACTGACAAAAGGTGCCTGACAGTTCCTCATGAGCTTGCGGAGGCTTATGGTTTGAAACCTGGGGAATCCTTTCAACTTGAGAATAGATTGGATGGACTGTATATCCATCCACCGGTGGCACACCTTGCCAGAATATACATTGAACCGACAAATATATGCAATCTGGAGTGCAAGACATGTATCCGCAACGGATGGACAGAGCACCTTGGGCTGATGGACTCAAGCACATTTACTCGGATCGTTGATGCTGCTCGCAGCTTTTCCCCGGTCCCGTCCGTTTTTTTCGGCGGTTTCGGAGAACCGCTTTCCCATCCACATATTGTGGATATGATAGCCATGATGAAATCAATCGGTGCTCGGGTTGAATTAATAACCAACGGAACGCTCCTGACGAAAGAGATGTCCCATCAATTGATCAAGGCAGGTCTTGACGGGCTATGGGTGTCCATCGATGGGGCAAGACCTGAAAGCTATGGAGATGTTCGCTTAGGTGCTGCGCTTCCAAATGTCATCTCCAACATAGAGACATTCCGTGACGCCTGTTTTACTGATTTTTGGCGTTTCTCCCACCCTGAAAAACCAGAAATAGGGATTGTATTTGTAGCCATGAAACGGAATATTGCAGATCTTCCGGAAGTCGTACGCCTGAGTGAGCGGCTGGGAGCCATTAAGTGTCTCATAACAAACATCCTGCCGTATTCACCTGAAATGTCTGATGAAATTCTGTATTCAGGCGCAGTCACCGGCAACATTTCACGCTTTTCAAACTTTCAAATAAGACTCCCAAGAATTGATACAGACAACATCAGCTCCTTTCTCAGTACTTCTGCAGGTGATGCCCATTGCATTTCGTGGGCCGGCAGCAACACATGGGAGGCATCGAACAGGTGCCCCTTTATTGAAAGAAGCGCGACAGCAATAAACTGGGAAGGTAACGTCAGTCCCTGTCTACCCTTAATGTACAACCAAACGCATTTTCTGAATCAGCGGATGCATTTTTCAAGGAAGTACATCGTGGGTAATGCAGCAGAACGTGATTTTAAGGAACTCTGGGGTATGCAGACATATGTAGCCCTTCGTGAGAGGTTGCAACAATTCGAGTTTCCTCCATGTACCATTTGCGGAGGATGTGACTTATGGGAAAATAATGAAGAGGATTGTTACGGCAATCCCTTTCCTACCTGCGGAGGCTGTCTTTGGGCACAAGGAATTGTCCAGTGTCCTTAATTGCTTTTGTTTTTGATGATATTAAAATCAAATGCGGCAATTTGTGTTGATTAAAAATTGGCTGCAATTATGCAAAATATTTGACGTATTATTTTGATTAGAGGAATTAGTATCTTGTTAATCAGTTCATCGTTGGCGATGATCCTCGCAGCATGCCGGAACACAGATCTGGTACGGCATATTCCTGCCTTTATCGTACACAGCCGGACACTGCTTGATTATTGTAATAATGGGAACATTCGCGGGATTAGTCCAGCAGTATTTCAACTGGAACGAACAGTCCAGGGGCCAACGATCGTAGAAAAGGTCTGCGGCATCCTTGTGATAATCAATGGATTTTATATGATATACACAACTATCTGAATACTCTTACTCTCCAACTTGACAAAAGAGCACAGGCCACATATAATATATAAAATATAGTTTATATATAGTGAGGTGTTCAATGCTCGGTGATTTTTCAAAATATGTTGTGTATGATCTTTTCAAACTCTCAAAGGGAGCACAACTCTCAGGTGCATTAGAGTTCTTTATCTATGATACAATCAAGATATTTATCCTCCTTGCCGTTATCATATTTACCATCTCTTTTATCCGGAGTTATTTCCCTCCGGAGAAGACGAGAAAAATATTGTCACATAAAAAAGAATTTATAGGTAATATCTTCGCTGCCCTTCTCGGGGTTGTAACCCCATTCTGTTCCTGCTCTGCGGTACCGCTATTTATTGGCTTCATTGAAGGCGGTGTTCCGCTTGGCGTTACCTTTTCTTTTCTCATCTCATCACCCATGGTCAATGAGGTGGCCATTGTACTTCTATGGGGTCTCTTCGGATGGAAAATAACGGCTATTTATATCGGCACCGGCCTTTTAGTTGCAATTATAGGCGGATATGTCATAGGAAAGCTTAAGCTTGAGAGATGGGTGGAAGAATATGTATACAAGATGCATGTAGGTGAAAACATGCAGGTCGTTGCACAAACCTTTGCCGAAAGAATAGAATATGCTCGCTACAATACAAAAGATATCCTTGTCAAGGTCTGGCTTTATGTGCTTATAGCCATCGGCATAGGAGGTTTTATTCATGGTTATGTTCCGCAGGACTTCCTCGCCGGCATCGCCGGCAAAGGCAACTGGTTTGCAGTACCCATAGCAGTTCTGGTGGGTATCCCCTTATATTCTAATGCAGCCGGTGTAATCCCGATAGTCTATGCCCTCATGAGCAAAGGATTAGCCCTGGGTACAGTGCTGGCCTTTATGATGGCTGTAACCGCCCTTTCTTTGCCTGAAATGATCATCTTAAGGAAGGTTCTGAAGGTTAAATTGTTGGCCGTATTTGTGGGGATTATGGCGATCACCATTATAGGCGTCGGGTATCTCTTTAATGCCATCATGTAGGAGTGAAAAGGTGAAAGAAATCATTGTTGAATGGTTTCGCTACGAAAAGGAAGGCAATACCTGTTGCAGGTGCGGGGACAGCACTGAGGTTGTTCGGAAGGTTGTTAATGAATTCAAATTCCACAATGCCGGCCTTGAAGTTGAACTGAAAGAATACTCCTTAGGCGAGGACAGACTTGCCCTGTCAAATACAGTAAGGATAAACGGCAGAGACATTATGGACATCCTTTGAGAGAGGCAGAGAGTCTTAACGTCCTGCCCATCCTGCTCGGAACTCATAGGGACAGAAACTGATTGTAATTCCTATGTATATAAAGGCAAAATTTACGACAGTCTTCCGGAGGAAATGCTTAGAGAAGCTATTTACCGGGAGGCTTTTGGAGACAATATTGAAGCCCCTTTACGGGGTTGCGAATAAGGGGAGGGAAAATATGGATGATGTGGTTAGGCTATTCAAGTCCCTTTCGGATGAGACGAGGCTCAGGATTATTAAACTTCTCGAACATGGTGAACTCTGCGTTTGCGATATTTGTGCCGCTCTCGGTATGATTCAACCAAAAGTATCGTTCCACCTCGGTGTGCTAAAAAATGCCGGTCTCCTCAGGGACAGAAAACAAGGCAAGTGGGTACACTACAACCTCGATGAATCGGAAATGTTCAAAAGGTTTCTGCTTTTATCTGTGTCTGAGAAGATTTCTGAAAAAGATGTTGAAGAAGACAGAGCGCGACTTGAAGCGTTCCTACAAAATAAAGATGAAGAAGGAAATATTCTCCCAATGAGCGACTATAAGGCCAAATGCTGCAAGGGATGAAGCAGTGAGTACAATAATAGCAAAAAGGGTAAAAGGAGGTTTATGATGAAAGAATTAAATGATTACCTTGAAGTTGCGTTGGTGTTTCACGGACACAAATGCCCGGCCATGCCCATGGGTTTACGGGCAGGGCTTGCTGCCATGAAGGTCCTTGGTGTCAAGAGAGCGCAGGACAAGGAGCTTGTTGTAGAGTCCGAGACTGGTGAAGGCCATGCTGCTGGTTGTTTTCTCGATGGTGTGATGGTTGCTACGGGAGCTACCTATGGCAAGGGCAATATAAAGAAACTCTTCTACAACAAGATGGCATTCACCTTGATAGACGTAAAAACCGGCAAGGCAGTGCGGGTCTCTCTCAAGCCCGAGTTCGTTGTGAAGATGGTCCAATCACCTTTTGTGCAGAAACGGAAGGAAGGTATACCCCCTCAGGATATCCCCCCAGAAATAACGAACCCGCAGGTTGAACGGGTACTGAGCCTCCCTGAATCGGAGTTTCTTGTCATCAGTGAGATCTTTCAGAAAGACCTGAAGAAGGGTGCCACGAGTTTTGAGGTGAAGCTCTGTGCACAGTGCGGTGAAGCAACATTCGTAAATAAACTGTCAGAAAGTCCTGATGGCAGACTCCTCTGTGTTCCCTGTATAGAACAAGAAAGAAAGGCCTGAAGGGAGAAATCAGCCGTATATTGAAAGAGGGAGGGGAAAAATCCCTGCCCTCGCGGAACACGTTAATATGGAAATTACGACCATTTTACTTGCATCTCTCATTGTCTTTCTCTTTACCACAGTGCTCACTGTTGCCGGGGTGGGAGCGGCCTTTATCATTATCCCAACATTCTACTGGCTCGGGGTTCCCCTCACCGAGGCAATGGCTATAGCTCTTCTCTTGAATGCTATCAGCATGAGTTTCGCTTCTGTCAACTACATCCGGTACAAGCTCGTGAACTTCAAGACCGCCATGCCGATTATCATTCTGGCCGTGTTTTTCTCTCCCCTCGGGGCGTACTCGACGAGATATTTCCCTAAAAATGCACTTATCTTGATTTTCATCTTTTTTCTTATATTTGCGGGGTCTATGATGTTGTTCTATACACCAAAAAAGAAGAGAGATAGGGGGAGTTCGTCAGGCAAAGAATTGAAGACGGGCATCGGTCTCGGCATTGGTGCAGGCTATCTCGGAGGTCTACTCGGGGTCGGGGGAGGGAATTTCATTGTTCCCGCACTCATATGGCTGGGTTTTGACCCTAAAAATGCCTCAGCGACAACCGCCTTCATTGTTGTTTTCGCGTCGTTAAGTGGATTTTTCGGTCACGCAGCTCTTGGCAACATCAACTGGAATCTTCTTGCCTTCTCTGCTGTTGGTTCAATAGCGGGCGCCCTTGTTGGCTCTTGGCTCATGCATAGGAAGCTTGAGGCCAAGCACGTGAAAAGAATAATCGGCTTCGTGCTCTACGCGATTGCCGCAAAAATGTTGTGGAGTTTATTACGAATATGAGCGGGGAAAAACGTCTTGCCGGCACCTTTCTTGTAACGGTTCTTATCCTGGCAGGAGAGGTGATTGGCGGGTATTTAAGCAACAGCCTTGCCCTCTTAAGCGATACTGAGAGAAAATGGTATCGGCCACGGCACCCTCCAAATCGAGTGCTCTTTCACAAACCCTGACAACGGCTTGTACCCATAACAGAGTATAATCATAATCACTGATCAGGAAAAAGAAATGAGTGCTATCCCTTATTATAAGATTGAGGTATAAAAACTATGTCAATTAAAGAAATTGTAATAAAGCTTTCACCGGAAGATGTACTTCGTTTGACGAGGGTTCTCCTCGATGAAGATCGTGAGGAAGCAATGTTTTTTCTGAAGGAATGCCTTAAACCCCAGTTGGAGAAAGAAAAAAGGGGACATTTAGTGCGTGCCTTTGAAGCTTAGCGTAAGCCTCCTCGACAATAGTCCCTAAACAATTGTGACACGAATATGTAATCCTTTACGGAAAGCAGCCCAGTTGGCAGTTGGCTACTTTGATCTTGTGTTCGTTCAAAAGAGCACCCAGATCTTTCGAAGAAATACCTTCCTCTGCAGATATTTTTAGGGCCTGTTTGCATGTTTTTTTACTTTTTCTATAATAGACTCTTTATCCACTGGGACCTCCTTGTTCTTTTGTCTTATTTGAGCATCATCAGCAGCATTTTATAGCGGGTTACGGCTTTCAGCGCGTGCGGCTTGTTTGCCGGCATAATGATCATTTCTCCTTCTTTGACCGAATATGGTTTACCGTCAATACGAATCTCAGCTTCGCCTTCCAGCAGATAAACCGCCGCATCAAAAGGTGCTGTATGTTCACTGAGACCTTCTCCCTTGTCGAAAGCGAAGACGGTCATCGTTCCTGAGGGCTTTCGGATGATTTCCCGGCTAACGACGGAGTGATCCTGATAGCCAGCAATTTCTTTAAGTTTCAATACGGCGGTTAAATCCACTATCTGGGTAAAGTTCTCGGTCATGTCATTTCTCCTTTTTGATCTTTTATAACACAAAACATAAGCATTGCAGTTGACTTAAGTCAAATTGATTTATTGTTTGTTGGGGTATGAACCACCCCCCAAGGGTTATCTTACCCTCGGGTCAGACTCTTATTGCAGAAAGAATTGTTGTGGTGGCGTCTACAGATCCCCAATATTTTGCTGGCGGTATTGTGAGGAAGTGCAAGCGTAGTTCAAAATAGCAGGTTCCTTAGAAGTTGTTCTTGGCTTTTTTTGCCGTTATACAACCTTTATACCGCATTCGACAGTTTGGAAAGGTTTATTTGTTTATTGATTTCAGGATGGGATCACCACAGAATTCGGATTATAAAGTACATTAAGTTGTCAATCTGGTGTAAAATCATTGAGCTATATGGGTGTTTTGCTTGTAATAGAAGGTTTTAATCTGATGAAGTGTTAACTTCCGGAAATTTAAGATAAATATTCCGTAGCATACTTTCCGGTCCGTTTTCTGTGGTGACCCTTATACGGGTGGATATGATTTTGTTTGAAAGAACAGCAGTCCTGACGAACTCGCCAACCTTGCAGATGAACCTGCAATTATGGCACTAACGTGAGGATGTGTAGGTTCCCAAGGAGGTTTGTAAAGATATGCATATGAGCCACACTGTAGCTCTAATATCTGGAGTGTTTTCATTTTTCAGCCCCTGTATCCTGCCCATTATTCCGTCTTATCTTGTTTTCATCAGCGGGATAACCTTTGATGGCTACAATGAGGTTGAATTCCGAAAATACAGAAAAGTTGTTATCGTTCACACCCTGTCTTTTATCTTTGGATTTTCCTTTGTGTTTGTATCCCTCGGACTTAGCTCATCCCTACTCGGCAAATTTTTCTCAAGTTACCATACATATATCACTCGTTTCGGCGGGTTGATCTTGATGGTGATGGGAATGCATTTGCTGAATATCATAAAAATACCATTCTTGAACCGGGAAAGAGTGGTCCACCTCAAACAAAAACCTTTGGGTCTTTTTGGCTCATTCATTGTTGGAGCTACCTTTTCAGTGGGTTGGACGCCGTGCGTGGGACCCGTTCTATCTTCGATTCTTATCATGGCAAATGCTTCCCAGGAAATGGCCGAAGGCGCCTATCTGCTGAGCCTGTATTCCCTGGGACTGGCAATACCCTTTTTTATTTCTGCAATATTTTTCCATAAGCTATTCCGACTTCTACAAAAATTCCATTTTATGACCCGATATTCCATGAAAATACTGGGTGTGATTCTTATTATTGTCGGTCTGCTATTGTTGACCAATTATTACAGTGTACTAACCATCTTTTCTAACAGTTTATTTTCGTGGATAAAATAGAGGCAAACCCCACCAAGAAATACATATGACAATGTTTTTGTTGCACCAAACAAAACTCTATGTTATATCAGCAGATAAACTCAATAATAAAGGAGATGCAATGCCATACCATTCACTTTGATGATGCGCAACAATGAGTGCCAGTTGGCGTTCATGGTTTTATCAGTATTGGTCGGCATTGGTCAAAAGAGCCTCACCGTAATTGTGTAAATACTTATTTCCCTCTTGGCCGCTCCGGCTCATGCTGGCAGCGGTTTTTTTAATTATTACATAGTAGCATCAGCCGTCCTGTGGCTGGAATAGGCGTAATAATGTAAAGAGGAGGGAAACACAATGTCAGAAAAAACCGTCCGTTTTTTATGTCTTCTGATGGCGCAATGTTATTTCAGGGGCAGTCATTTTTAGAATCACAACATTGCTTCAAAAACAGGATTCCCTAACACGAGGAGTGTACGAATAGCGTTTTTTAAAAGGGATATTTCCGCCTTGAAGAATAAAGGAGGGTAGTATGGATGCTCTCGTTTTACGACATAAGGCGGAAGTTCTATATCGTAGCGGGCAGTTCCTTTGCTCTGAGGCAATTCTTTATACATTTAACGAGGCACTGGGCAACCCGCTTCCAAGGGAAGCTGTGCGGCTGGCCTCTGGTTTCCCTGTCGGTATGGGTGCTATCGGAGTTGGCGGTTGTACCTGCGGTGCTCTCGCCGCTGGCATTATGGTCTTAGGCATGGTTTACGGGAGATCCAATCCAGGTGATGAAGCACCACTGGTTTTGGGGAAAGCCCAGGAATTACATGATTGGTTTAAATCCGAAAAGCGGAGCACATGTTGCCGAGTCTTGATTCACGGCCTTTAGTTCGGCTCCCCGGATCATGTTGACCAGTGCGTCTCCTTTACCGGCGATGTCGCAGAGCGCCTTGCCCACATGATTGACAAGGAAGGCAAAAATAGGAAACACAGTAACAATTTTTAAAAGGAGGAATAAGAAGTGAAGAAATGTAAAACATTAATTTGGTTGGTTATCTTTGTGTGTATGGTTTTTTTATTTTCTTCGAATGTTTGCAATGGAGAAACAGGAAATGGAAAGCCTGACAATTCGCCGGACTGGTTCTATCCAAGCTGGGCGGCAAGTGCAAAATATAACACGCCCATAACAGTGCTGGATACCGACAGTGCTCTTGGCAGATATTCACTGAAAACAAAAGCGGTAGGTTTAAAGGATGTCACTCGCTTTCATGGTCATATGTGCGACGGACTGTTTATAGCTTTTGTTGAAATAAGGGCTGTCCTTGGCAAACTCTTCCCCAACGGAACGGTTGACAGAACGGATTTGCGGGCAGTTTCCAAAAATGGGCCTTGCTGGGTTGATACTGTTATGTATATGACTGGCGCCAGGACCAATTTCCAGACATTGAGGATTGACAGTACCATTGGCGATGGTTTCATTATACAAAAAATATCAACTGGCGAAACTTACTCGGTGCATCTCAAACCAGGAGTGTTCCCCACGGAACAGGCAGAACTCGAGGGCAAG
Coding sequences within it:
- a CDS encoding tetrahydromethanopterin S-methyltransferase subunit A, whose amino-acid sequence is MLKVAPHPDYPLEEGRYIRGNDFSPVAVAIILNCDADKIPREIESLVRAGAESGAALSGTVQTPNIGFEKMICNIVANPNIRYLILGGPESAGHLTGEALKALFENGVDDKKRIIGTEASHATLFNVPLNFIERFRSQLTLINIQFEGDPEVIRQAVWTCYQENPVDFRGYSLYDPGAFSEPSLSGKITWRINQPWAEPEDENEQEALRKAKELIEKLKSRTKKVGE
- a CDS encoding permease; the encoded protein is MLGDFSKYVVYDLFKLSKGAQLSGALEFFIYDTIKIFILLAVIIFTISFIRSYFPPEKTRKILSHKKEFIGNIFAALLGVVTPFCSCSAVPLFIGFIEGGVPLGVTFSFLISSPMVNEVAIVLLWGLFGWKITAIYIGTGLLVAIIGGYVIGKLKLERWVEEYVYKMHVGENMQVVAQTFAERIEYARYNTKDILVKVWLYVLIAIGIGGFIHGYVPQDFLAGIAGKGNWFAVPIAVLVGIPLYSNAAGVIPIVYALMSKGLALGTVLAFMMAVTALSLPEMIILRKVLKVKLLAVFVGIMAITIIGVGYLFNAIM
- a CDS encoding thioredoxin family protein, which gives rise to MHSKKIFNMKLFAVTAIVVIGLLFVANPVSRSLFSDIQEVWAAETKTNVPQKDTAATSPKKVPRLIDVGADKCIPCIAMAPILEEMKKEYAGILDVEFVDVWKNPNAGQKYGIRGIPTQIFYDASGKELGRHMGFISKEQILQSFKKLGVELRNPEQKKTK
- a CDS encoding biotin/lipoate A/B protein ligase family protein, which gives rise to MLQQWRLIKDGPGDPAWNMAVDEALVHVHNEQSSLPILRLYTWSPPALSLGYFQKTGGIRFDELKRLGIVPVRRITGGRAVLHLGDLTYSIIISSASEIPVGVSASYRYLCRGLLAAFSMLGIEADPGSERSSMGGPDACFALSTGADVVFNGRKFVGSAQKRIGSSILQHGSILLSPQVEILNSIFENGETRSNEMLGQKITCLENILGHSIDAEEVAHAVAEGFAQVLEIELLPDCLTDDEVKTAHSLTDKYRPISVKGLPLNN
- a CDS encoding cytochrome c biogenesis CcdA family protein, which gives rise to MHMSHTVALISGVFSFFSPCILPIIPSYLVFISGITFDGYNEVEFRKYRKVVIVHTLSFIFGFSFVFVSLGLSSSLLGKFFSSYHTYITRFGGLILMVMGMHLLNIIKIPFLNRERVVHLKQKPLGLFGSFIVGATFSVGWTPCVGPVLSSILIMANASQEMAEGAYLLSLYSLGLAIPFFISAIFFHKLFRLLQKFHFMTRYSMKILGVILIIVGLLLLTNYYSVLTIFSNSLFSWIK
- a CDS encoding radical SAM protein codes for the protein MEVKRNYVKVRLTDKRCLTVPHELAEAYGLKPGESFQLENRLDGLYIHPPVAHLARIYIEPTNICNLECKTCIRNGWTEHLGLMDSSTFTRIVDAARSFSPVPSVFFGGFGEPLSHPHIVDMIAMMKSIGARVELITNGTLLTKEMSHQLIKAGLDGLWVSIDGARPESYGDVRLGAALPNVISNIETFRDACFTDFWRFSHPEKPEIGIVFVAMKRNIADLPEVVRLSERLGAIKCLITNILPYSPEMSDEILYSGAVTGNISRFSNFQIRLPRIDTDNISSFLSTSAGDAHCISWAGSNTWEASNRCPFIERSATAINWEGNVSPCLPLMYNQTHFLNQRMHFSRKYIVGNAAERDFKELWGMQTYVALRERLQQFEFPPCTICGGCDLWENNEEDCYGNPFPTCGGCLWAQGIVQCP
- a CDS encoding FmdE family protein; translated protein: MMKELNDYLEVALVFHGHKCPAMPMGLRAGLAAMKVLGVKRAQDKELVVESETGEGHAAGCFLDGVMVATGATYGKGNIKKLFYNKMAFTLIDVKTGKAVRVSLKPEFVVKMVQSPFVQKRKEGIPPQDIPPEITNPQVERVLSLPESEFLVISEIFQKDLKKGATSFEVKLCAQCGEATFVNKLSESPDGRLLCVPCIEQERKA
- a CDS encoding cytochrome C biogenesis protein translates to MIEKLFITLNDAVSGTPAFAIGASFLWGVLSLVLSPCHLSSIPLIVGFIDEQGRISTKRAFYISLLFSSGLMVSIAVIGLFTAMAGRMMGDVGRYGNYFVAGVFFLVGLHLFDIIPMPWSGPGNIGIKRKGILASFILGLIFGVALGPCTFAYMAPMLSITFQLAGTQIWYGTILLLSYAVGHCSIIVIAGTFTELVQQYLDWNEQSKGPMIIKRVCGVLVIIGGFYMIYTTL
- a CDS encoding metalloregulator ArsR/SmtB family transcription factor; translation: MYIKAKFTTVFRRKCLEKLFTGRLLETILKPLYGVANKGRENMDDVVRLFKSLSDETRLRIIKLLEHGELCVCDICAALGMIQPKVSFHLGVLKNAGLLRDRKQGKWVHYNLDESEMFKRFLLLSVSEKISEKDVEEDRARLEAFLQNKDEEGNILPMSDYKAKCCKG
- a CDS encoding cupin domain-containing protein, with protein sequence MTENFTQIVDLTAVLKLKEIAGYQDHSVVSREIIRKPSGTMTVFAFDKGEGLSEHTAPFDAAVYLLEGEAEIRIDGKPYSVKEGEMIIMPANKPHALKAVTRYKMLLMMLK
- a CDS encoding sulfite exporter TauE/SafE family protein, yielding MEITTILLASLIVFLFTTVLTVAGVGAAFIIIPTFYWLGVPLTEAMAIALLLNAISMSFASVNYIRYKLVNFKTAMPIIILAVFFSPLGAYSTRYFPKNALILIFIFFLIFAGSMMLFYTPKKKRDRGSSSGKELKTGIGLGIGAGYLGGLLGVGGGNFIVPALIWLGFDPKNASATTAFIVVFASLSGFFGHAALGNINWNLLAFSAVGSIAGALVGSWLMHRKLEAKHVKRIIGFVLYAIAAKMLWSLLRI
- a CDS encoding arsenate reductase ArsC, with the protein product MADKKRVLFVCVHNSARSQMAEAFLNHLYGDRFIAESAGLEPGTLNPLAVEVMKEEGIDISGNKTKSVFDFYKEGKLYSYVFTVCDAASSEMCPVFPGLVTQTIHWSFEDPSSFTGSYEERLEKTRKVRDVIKDSIEKWVKEIM